GGATCTGGCGGAGATGACCCGGGCGCAAATCGCCGACGCGCGGTTGGTCGCCCTCGTGCGCGCCGGTATTGCGGAGCAGGCTCGGCCGTGCCTGCTGTGCAACCAGATGTGCCGTGTCCGCGACAACCGCAACCCGATCGTCACCTGCGTCGGCGAGCCTCGTTCAGGGCACGAGACCCAGGATGTGGTTCTTCCGACCGACGTTTCTCCGGGTGGGCCGGTGCTGGTCGTCGGCGGCGGTCCAGCAGGGATGGAATGCGCGCGGGTGCTGGCCGGCGCCGGGCGGCGGGTGCGCATAGCGGAGCGAAGCGATCGGCTGGGTGGCGCGCTTCTCCTGGCAGCCGTCGGCACAGGACGGGACCGAATGAAGCTGATCACCGACTGGCTCGCAGCGGAATGCGCCCGCCTCGGCGTTGAGATCTCTCTGAGCGAGGAGGTTTCTGCCGAGTCGCTTCAAACTGTGCGTGCGAACGGTTGGGAGGTCGTGCTTGCGACGGGCTCGCGCCTTTTTCCGGGGAGATATTCAGACGCCGCCGACCCTGCTGTGATCGACTCATTGGCCGTCGTTCAGTCCGATCCTGCGACGCTCGCAAACGGGCCGGTCGTCGTCGACGATCCGATCGGCGACTGGGTCGGCGTCGGAATCGCAGAATGGCTGTCCGCGGCGGGCAAGGCGGTCACCATCGTCTCGCCCGACCCGGTCGCAGGGACGTTGCTGGCTCGCACCGGCGACCTTTCTGCCACGAACGTGCGGTTGCAACGCGCCGGAGTCCGGCGTCAGTTGCGAAGCCGCGTCCGTTCCGTGGGCGCCGGCGAGGTTTGGGTCGAAGATGTGTGGACGGGCGAGAAGACCGCGCTGCCCGCCGCTCTGATCGTCGACTGCGGGCATCGGCTGCCCGAGGACTCGCTGTACCGCACCCTCGGCGATCGCCGGATCTTGCGAGCCGGGGACTGTGTAGCGCCCCGGACGGTTCACGAGGCCGTCCTCGAAGGCCGCCGAGCCGCGCTCTCGATCCTGGGTGTGGGCTTGTGAGCGCGACCGGCCAGTACCGGTACCTTTTTACTCCGCTGCGGATCGGCCCGGTCACGGTGCGGAACCGGATCGTGTTCTCCGCACACTTGACCAACTACGCAACCCAAGGCGGCTTGCCAAGCGAGCAGCACGTCGCGTACTACGCGGCGCGCGCCGCGGGTGGCGCGGGGCTGATCATCACCGAAGAGCACTCGACCCATCCGACGGATTGGCCATACGAAAAGCTGATTCATGGTTTTCACCCGGAGGTCATCCCGGGCTACCGGCGCATCACCGACGCAGTGCACGAGCACGACGTTCCGATATTCGCCCAGATCAACCACAACGGCGGGCAGGCGTCGAGCATGTACACGCGGTTGCCGGTGTGGGCTCCGAGCCCGGTGCCCGACCCGCTGTTCCGCGAGGTTCCCAAGGAGGTGGAGCTCCACGAAATCGCTGAGATCGTTGCCGGCTACGCGCTGGTCGCGGAGCATTGCGCGCGCGGCGGGTTCGACGGAATCGAGTTGCAGTGCTCGCACTCTTCGATCGTGCGAGGTTTCCTCTCCCCCGTAACCAACGTGCGCACCGATTCTTACGGAGGATCTCTGGAGAACCGGGCGAGGTTGCTTGTCGAGATCGTCGATGCGGTACGCGAGGCGATCGGACCGGAACTGGCCCTAGGCGTGCGGTTGTGCGGCGACGAGCTGATCGAGGGAGGCACGACCATCGATGACGCAGTGGCCGTCGCGCGAATGGTGGAGGCGTCGCAGAGGGTCGACTACATCAACACCTCGATAGGTGTTGCTACCGCGACGCTTTTCATGATCGAAGCGAGCATGCAGATCCCGCCGGGTTACTCGATGTTCATTCCGACGGCGATCCGTGAGGCGGTGAGCCTGCCGGTGGTGGGGGTAGGTCGTTTCAAGGATCCGCTGCAGGCCGATCGGGCGTTGGCCGCCGGCCAGTGTGATCTTGTCGGGGTAGTCCGGGGTCAGATCGCCGACGCCGACTTCGGCGCCAAGGCCCGAGCCGGACTCGCGACCGAGATCCGCTCGTGCCTTTCGTGCAATCAGGAGTGCGTTGGGCGCATGGGCCTCAACCGTTGGCTCGGTTGCATCGAGAACCCGCGCACCGGAAGGGAATCCGCGGCCGTCGCGGCGCCGGGACAGTCGCGACGTGTCGTCGTCGTCGGCGGCGGCCCGGCCGGTATGCAGGCGGCCGTTACGGCAGCCGAGCGCGGTCACCGGGTCGTCCTCCTCGAGCGGCAGGCGCGCCTCGGAGGCCAGATCCCGGCGGTGGCGAGCGTCCCCAGCCGCGCAGAGATGCTCGACATCACCCGGAACCTGTCGGCTAGTGTCGCCCGTCTCGGCATCGACGTACGTCTCGAATGCGTAGGCAGTGCCGAGATGGTCAGGTCGTTGCGTCCTGAAACCGCCGTCGTCGCCACGGGGGCCGCTCCGGCTCGGCCGTGGTGGGCCGGCGATAGCGACCGGGTGGTGGACGTCCGTGACGTTCTCGAAGGCCGGGTCTCGCCTGCCGGTAGGGTCGTCGTGGTCGACGAGCTCGGCTTCCATCAGGCGACGTCTGTCGGCGAGTTGCTCGCCGATCGTGGATGTGAGATCGAGATCGTCACCAACGGAATGGTCGTCGGCCAGGACCTCGGCATCACATTGGACCTGGAAACGTGGAACGTGCGCGCGCACGCCAAAGGAATCCGGCAGGCGACCGACTTGGTCCCCATGGCAGTGGTGGCGTCCGAGGATGGAGTCGTCCTCACGTTGCAGCACCACCCGACGGGCATGAACCGGGACATTGAGTGCGAGTGGGTGGTGTGTTGTGTGCACCAGCAGCCCGAGGACGCTCTGTGGCGCGAGCTGAGCGGGTCGTCGTTCGAGGTCTTCCGAATCGGTGACTGCCTCGCGCCGAGGCGAGCTCACGCGGCTGTCGTAGAGGGTCATCGGGTGGCGTTGTCGCTGTGAGCTCAGAGGACTTCGACGGCGATGAGATCGCACTAGTCGTGTGCCGTGACGGCCGCCTGCCGGCGGGCGCCGGCGAGGCGGCGGCCGAGGCCGGAGGTCGTGTCATCGTCGTTGGAACCGGCACCCAGTCGGTGGTAGGCGCCCTAGGCGGTTCGCGGATATGGCTGGCCGAGGCAGCGGTGGACCTGCCCAGCATCACGCGGGCACTCGCCCCGCTGCTCAACGGAGTTCGGGTCGTGGTAATGCCCGGGTCGCCCGACGGACGTGACCTTGCCCCGCGGTTGGCCGCCGAGATGGGCAGACCATTGCTCGCCGGAGCGGTCAGCGTCAAAGTGTTGGCGGATTCGACAGTTCACTCGGAGCTTCTCCGCGTCGATGGGCGCGTCGTGGTTCCGGTGGTCAGCGAGGATTGCGTTGTGGCGACACTGATGCCCGGGGCCCGCTCCCCCATTGCAACGCATGCCGATCAGTCGGTGTCCACCCTGTCGGTGTCCACCCTGTCGGTGTCTATCCCAGAGGCGGACCGAATATCCGATGTTGCGTCGGAGCTCGTCGAGCCGGATCCGGCGACGATGGATCTGGCGGATGCCAAGCGGGTTCTCGGCGGCGGAGCCGGGCTGGTGCCGGCGGGTATCTCCGACGAGGAGGCTCGATCGGTGTACGAGCTACTGGTCGCTGTCGCCGGTTGCCTCGGGGCTTCGGCCGGCGCGACGCGCGTCGTCACCGACGCTGGATGGATGCCATACGACCGGCAGATCGGAACGACAGGCGTCACCGTCGACCCTGACATCTATGTGGCATTCGGAATCTCGGGAGCTAGCCAGCACGTCGGCGGCCTCGGCGCACCCCGGCACATCGCGAGCATCAACCTCGACCCGTCGTGCCCGATGACGGCGATGGCCAACCTGGGCTTGGTGTCGAACGCACCGGGAGTCCTGCTCGAGCTTGCCCGGCTTCTCGGTGTCGCAATCCCGCCGGAAATCGAATCTCGACTGACGAACTCCAAGGAACCGCACCTTGCCTGACGTGGTTGACGCCGTAGTCGTGGGCGCCGGGCCCGCCGGATCGGCCGCCGCTCTGGCGCTAGCCCGCGCCGGTCGATCCGTGATCCTTCTGGAACGCGGGCCTTTCCCGGGCTCGAAGAACCTGTACGGCGGGGTTGTTTACGCACGAGTCCTCGACGGGGTCATCCCCCGCTGGTGGG
The genomic region above belongs to Acidimicrobiales bacterium and contains:
- a CDS encoding mycofactocin system FadH/OYE family oxidoreductase 1; protein product: MSVLAEPVQIGRFIAPSRLVFGPHETNLGYGRAMSERHLAYYVERSVGGAGVIITETASVTDNDWPYERAPLARLCIPLWSQLVEACRTQGTVLLAGLGHAGGQGSSAYSQEVMWAPSRVADVVTREPPAELDQTGIDTIIRSFATAASGAVGAGLHGVEIDSGAWSLLRQFQSGLTNQRKDVYGDDKLLFTRQVLDAVRIAIGSGHILAIRLSCDELAPWAGITPEHAAAAVKQLAPLVDLLTVVRAGPYSTDAYRPDLHTEPAPNIALCASMREAAGSQAPVVLQGSVVDPATAESAITDGTADLAEMTRAQIADARLVALVRAGIAEQARPCLLCNQMCRVRDNRNPIVTCVGEPRSGHETQDVVLPTDVSPGGPVLVVGGGPAGMECARVLAGAGRRVRIAERSDRLGGALLLAAVGTGRDRMKLITDWLAAECARLGVEISLSEEVSAESLQTVRANGWEVVLATGSRLFPGRYSDAADPAVIDSLAVVQSDPATLANGPVVVDDPIGDWVGVGIAEWLSAAGKAVTIVSPDPVAGTLLARTGDLSATNVRLQRAGVRRQLRSRVRSVGAGEVWVEDVWTGEKTALPAALIVDCGHRLPEDSLYRTLGDRRILRAGDCVAPRTVHEAVLEGRRAALSILGVGL
- a CDS encoding mycofactocin system FadH/OYE family oxidoreductase 2, translating into MSATGQYRYLFTPLRIGPVTVRNRIVFSAHLTNYATQGGLPSEQHVAYYAARAAGGAGLIITEEHSTHPTDWPYEKLIHGFHPEVIPGYRRITDAVHEHDVPIFAQINHNGGQASSMYTRLPVWAPSPVPDPLFREVPKEVELHEIAEIVAGYALVAEHCARGGFDGIELQCSHSSIVRGFLSPVTNVRTDSYGGSLENRARLLVEIVDAVREAIGPELALGVRLCGDELIEGGTTIDDAVAVARMVEASQRVDYINTSIGVATATLFMIEASMQIPPGYSMFIPTAIREAVSLPVVGVGRFKDPLQADRALAAGQCDLVGVVRGQIADADFGAKARAGLATEIRSCLSCNQECVGRMGLNRWLGCIENPRTGRESAAVAAPGQSRRVVVVGGGPAGMQAAVTAAERGHRVVLLERQARLGGQIPAVASVPSRAEMLDITRNLSASVARLGIDVRLECVGSAEMVRSLRPETAVVATGAAPARPWWAGDSDRVVDVRDVLEGRVSPAGRVVVVDELGFHQATSVGELLADRGCEIEIVTNGMVVGQDLGITLDLETWNVRAHAKGIRQATDLVPMAVVASEDGVVLTLQHHPTGMNRDIECEWVVCCVHQQPEDALWRELSGSSFEVFRIGDCLAPRRAHAAVVEGHRVALSL
- a CDS encoding mycofactocin-associated electron transfer flavoprotein alpha subunit (Built with help from friend_finder, bracket5, and grep mycofactocin), translated to MSSEDFDGDEIALVVCRDGRLPAGAGEAAAEAGGRVIVVGTGTQSVVGALGGSRIWLAEAAVDLPSITRALAPLLNGVRVVVMPGSPDGRDLAPRLAAEMGRPLLAGAVSVKVLADSTVHSELLRVDGRVVVPVVSEDCVVATLMPGARSPIATHADQSVSTLSVSTLSVSIPEADRISDVASELVEPDPATMDLADAKRVLGGGAGLVPAGISDEEARSVYELLVAVAGCLGASAGATRVVTDAGWMPYDRQIGTTGVTVDPDIYVAFGISGASQHVGGLGAPRHIASINLDPSCPMTAMANLGLVSNAPGVLLELARLLGVAIPPEIESRLTNSKEPHLA